From Streptomyces sp. NBC_01754, a single genomic window includes:
- a CDS encoding glycoside hydrolase family 15 protein: protein MAGRIEDYALIGDMQTAALVCRDGTADWLCLPRFDSHAVFAGLLGTEEHGFWRLGPARPEGAEPPAADRRRYRGDSLVLESEWDTSRGTVRVTDFMPPRDGAPQLIRIVEGVSGRVPMRSELRMRFSYGRVVPWVHKVDGRTVAVAGPDSVWLDTEADTYGRQLTTYSDFTVAPGDRIAFTISWQPSHHEPPALPDPEGSLEATELFWREWVDQCTYHGPYREAVVRSLITLKALTYGPTGGIVAAPTTSLPEEIGGVRNWDYRYTWLRDAAITLSSLLRTGYREEARAWREWLLRAVAGDPENLQIMYGIAGERELGEAELDWLPGYENSLPVRVGNGAANQLQLDVYGEVTEALHLAHMTGLTRNDYAMGLQLKLIEYLEKHWQEPDEGIWEVRGPRRHFVHSKVMAWVAVDRTIKLIEAGDVDGPLERWRRLRDDIHRDVCERGYDKERNTFTQSYGSKELDASLLLIPQMGFLPPDDKRVIGTIEAIQRELSTEDGFVLRYPTGGDGAGVDGLEGDEGAFLACSFWLADDLAMIGRVDEARRLFEKLLSLRNDLGLLAEEWDSKLQRQVGNFPQAFSHVPLIDTALRLTASGAYVG from the coding sequence GTGGCCGGGCGCATCGAGGATTACGCACTCATCGGAGACATGCAGACCGCCGCCCTGGTCTGCCGGGACGGCACAGCAGACTGGCTGTGCCTTCCCCGCTTCGACTCGCACGCCGTTTTCGCCGGGCTCCTCGGCACGGAGGAGCACGGTTTCTGGCGGCTGGGACCCGCCCGTCCGGAAGGGGCCGAGCCTCCGGCCGCCGACCGCCGACGTTACCGAGGGGACTCACTCGTCCTGGAATCGGAGTGGGACACCTCACGCGGCACGGTCCGGGTGACCGATTTCATGCCGCCGCGTGACGGCGCGCCCCAGCTGATCCGCATCGTGGAAGGCGTGAGCGGCCGGGTTCCGATGCGCTCGGAGCTGCGCATGCGCTTCAGCTACGGGCGGGTGGTGCCCTGGGTGCACAAGGTGGACGGCCGTACGGTCGCCGTCGCGGGCCCGGACTCCGTGTGGCTGGACACCGAGGCCGATACGTACGGGCGGCAGCTCACGACGTACTCGGACTTCACGGTGGCCCCCGGCGACCGGATCGCCTTCACCATCAGCTGGCAGCCCTCGCACCACGAGCCGCCCGCCCTGCCGGACCCCGAGGGGTCGCTGGAGGCGACGGAGCTCTTCTGGCGCGAGTGGGTCGATCAGTGCACGTACCACGGCCCCTACCGGGAGGCGGTGGTCCGCTCCCTGATCACGCTGAAGGCGCTCACCTACGGGCCGACCGGCGGCATCGTGGCGGCCCCGACCACCTCGCTGCCGGAGGAGATCGGCGGCGTACGGAACTGGGACTACCGCTACACCTGGCTGCGGGACGCGGCGATCACGCTCTCCTCGCTGTTGCGCACCGGTTACCGCGAGGAGGCCCGCGCCTGGCGCGAGTGGCTGCTGCGGGCGGTCGCCGGCGACCCGGAGAACCTCCAGATCATGTACGGGATCGCGGGCGAGCGCGAGCTCGGCGAGGCGGAGCTGGACTGGCTGCCCGGATACGAGAACTCCCTCCCGGTCCGGGTCGGCAACGGCGCGGCGAACCAGTTGCAACTCGATGTGTACGGCGAGGTCACCGAGGCGTTGCACCTGGCGCACATGACGGGCCTGACCCGCAACGACTACGCGATGGGCCTCCAGCTCAAGCTGATCGAGTACCTGGAGAAGCACTGGCAGGAGCCTGACGAGGGCATCTGGGAGGTGCGCGGGCCGCGTCGGCACTTCGTGCACTCCAAGGTGATGGCCTGGGTGGCGGTGGACCGCACGATCAAGCTCATCGAGGCCGGGGACGTCGACGGCCCGCTGGAGCGGTGGCGCCGGCTGCGCGACGACATCCACCGCGACGTCTGCGAGCGCGGTTACGACAAGGAGCGCAACACCTTCACCCAGTCCTACGGGTCGAAGGAACTGGACGCGTCACTGCTGCTGATCCCGCAGATGGGCTTCCTGCCCCCGGACGACAAGCGGGTCATCGGCACGATCGAGGCGATCCAGCGGGAGTTGTCCACCGAGGACGGCTTCGTGCTGCGCTATCCGACCGGCGGCGACGGCGCGGGCGTGGACGGCCTGGAGGGCGACGAAGGCGCGTTCCTGGCCTGCTCCTTCTGGCTGGCGGACGACCTGGCGATGATCGGGCGGGTCGACGAGGCACGCCGGCTCTTCGAGAAACTGCTGTCCCTGCGCAACGACCTGGGGCTGCTGGCCGAGGAGTGGGACTCCAAGCTCCAGCGCCAGGTGGGGAACTTCCCGCAGGCCTTCAGCCATGTGCCGCTGATCGACACGGCACTGCGGCTGACCGCGAGCGGCGCGTACGTCGGCTGA
- a CDS encoding glycosyltransferase family 4 protein, protein MSQLRTVQVLGGGAGSSAHVTSLTTGLVARGVRVTVCAPADGARAPAFPVAGAHFTPVPGRGGPATVTALRAACADADVVHAHGPHAAVRAGLALSGRGTPLVMTWHPRAHAAEGVRRRMLHLVERRAARAAAVVLATSSELVDRARIRGARDARLASTALPAGPRPAVNAGKARAELGAVGRPLLVSAGTAAPYRGDGTLLDAVRLWRGLDPAPLLVVVGEGSDEEALRRRVMDEGLPVVLTGRREDLGQLLTVADLAVLPGREEARPMLAGEALRLGVPLVAADTRGLRELVGGAAELVPYGDAGALAGAVVRLLGDPGRRKRLAEAGRLRAAGWPTEEDTVAHVLSVYDELARPLSAAGRG, encoded by the coding sequence GTGTCACAGCTGCGTACGGTCCAAGTCCTGGGCGGCGGTGCCGGGAGCAGCGCTCATGTCACCTCGCTCACCACCGGCCTGGTCGCGCGGGGGGTGCGGGTCACGGTCTGCGCCCCGGCCGACGGTGCGCGTGCCCCCGCCTTCCCCGTGGCCGGCGCGCACTTCACCCCCGTACCCGGTCGCGGTGGTCCGGCCACCGTCACCGCCCTGCGCGCGGCCTGCGCCGACGCGGACGTCGTCCACGCGCACGGACCGCACGCCGCCGTGCGCGCCGGGCTCGCGCTGAGCGGCCGCGGTACCCCGCTGGTCATGACCTGGCACCCCCGGGCCCACGCCGCCGAGGGAGTCCGCCGCCGGATGCTGCACCTGGTGGAGCGCAGGGCCGCCCGCGCGGCGGCCGTGGTGCTCGCGACCTCGTCGGAGCTGGTCGACCGGGCCCGGATACGCGGCGCCCGGGACGCCCGGCTCGCCTCCACCGCCCTCCCGGCGGGCCCCCGGCCCGCGGTCAACGCCGGTAAGGCGCGGGCCGAACTGGGCGCGGTGGGACGCCCGTTACTCGTATCGGCCGGCACCGCCGCACCGTACCGGGGTGACGGCACCCTGCTGGACGCCGTACGTCTGTGGCGTGGGCTGGATCCCGCGCCGCTCCTGGTCGTCGTGGGGGAGGGGAGCGACGAGGAGGCCCTGCGGCGCCGGGTCATGGACGAGGGGCTGCCCGTGGTCCTGACCGGCCGCCGGGAGGACCTCGGTCAGCTCCTGACCGTCGCCGACCTCGCCGTGCTGCCCGGCCGGGAGGAGGCCCGGCCGATGTTGGCGGGCGAGGCCCTGCGGCTCGGGGTGCCCCTGGTCGCCGCCGACACCCGCGGCCTGCGTGAACTGGTCGGCGGGGCCGCCGAACTGGTGCCGTACGGGGACGCCGGCGCGCTGGCCGGTGCCGTCGTCCGGCTTCTCGGCGACCCGGGCCGCCGGAAGCGGCTCGCCGAGGCCGGCCGGCTCCGGGCCGCCGGCTGGCCCACCGAGGAGGACACCGTCGCCCATGTGCTGTCCGTCTACGACGAGTTGGCCCGGCCGCTGTCGGCGGCCGGCCGGGGGTGA
- the recN gene encoding DNA repair protein RecN: MSVLEEMRIRSLGVIDDAVVELSPGFTAVTGETGAGKTMVVTSLGLLLGGRADPALVRVGAKAAVVEGRITVAQGDAAARRAEEAGGEVEDGALLISRTVSAEGRSRAHLGGRSVPVGVLTELADELVAVHGQTDQQGLLKPARQRQALDRYAGDGVSRPLAAYTAAYRRLRAVVTELDELTVRARERAQEADLLRFGLDEIAAVEPLPGEDTELAAEAERLGHAEALASAAALAHGALAGNPEDPEAVDATTIVAAAGQSLDAVRAHDPALAALADRTGEISILLADVAGELAGYADQLDADPLRLAAVEERRAALTALTRKYGRDGQDTAAVLAWAEENAARLTELEGDDERIGELTAERDALRGELSGLGQALTDARTEAAARFAEAVTEELASLAMPHACVSFAVRQTEAGDEESGIDVGGRSVVHGPTGADEVELLLAPHPGARPRPIAKGASGGELSRVMLAVEVVFAGSDPVPTYLFDEVDAGVGGKAAVEVGRRLARLARSAQVVVVTHLPQVAAFADRQLLVEKTVDGSVTRSGVKVLEGEDRVRELSRMLAGQEDSETARAHAEELLATARADG, translated from the coding sequence ATGTCCGTGTTGGAGGAGATGCGGATACGGTCGCTCGGGGTCATCGACGACGCGGTGGTGGAGCTGTCACCCGGTTTCACCGCGGTGACGGGCGAGACCGGCGCGGGTAAGACGATGGTCGTGACCAGCCTGGGGCTGCTGCTCGGCGGGCGCGCCGATCCCGCCCTCGTGCGGGTCGGCGCCAAGGCCGCGGTGGTCGAGGGCAGGATCACGGTGGCCCAGGGCGACGCGGCGGCGCGGCGCGCGGAGGAGGCCGGCGGGGAGGTCGAGGACGGGGCGCTGCTCATCAGCCGCACCGTCTCCGCGGAAGGCCGCTCGCGGGCCCACCTCGGGGGCAGATCCGTACCCGTCGGGGTCCTGACCGAACTCGCCGACGAACTCGTCGCCGTACACGGCCAGACCGACCAGCAGGGGCTGCTCAAGCCCGCGAGGCAGCGGCAGGCCCTCGACCGGTACGCGGGCGACGGGGTGAGCCGGCCGCTCGCCGCGTACACGGCCGCCTACCGGCGGCTGCGCGCCGTCGTCACGGAACTGGACGAGCTGACCGTCCGGGCCAGGGAGCGGGCCCAGGAGGCGGACCTGCTGCGCTTCGGCCTCGACGAGATCGCGGCCGTCGAACCGCTGCCCGGGGAGGACACCGAACTCGCCGCCGAGGCCGAGCGGCTGGGCCACGCCGAGGCCCTCGCCTCCGCGGCGGCCCTCGCGCACGGGGCGCTCGCGGGCAACCCCGAGGACCCCGAGGCCGTGGACGCCACCACGATCGTCGCGGCGGCCGGGCAGTCCCTGGACGCCGTACGCGCCCACGATCCCGCGCTGGCCGCGCTGGCCGACCGGACCGGCGAGATCTCCATCCTGCTCGCCGACGTGGCCGGGGAGCTCGCCGGGTACGCCGACCAGCTGGACGCCGACCCGCTGCGGCTCGCCGCCGTCGAGGAGCGCCGCGCCGCGCTCACGGCGCTCACCCGCAAGTACGGCAGGGACGGCCAGGACACGGCGGCCGTGCTGGCCTGGGCCGAGGAGAACGCGGCCCGGCTCACGGAGCTGGAGGGCGACGACGAGCGCATCGGCGAGCTGACGGCCGAGCGGGACGCGCTGCGCGGCGAGCTCTCCGGGCTCGGGCAGGCGCTGACCGACGCGCGTACGGAGGCGGCGGCCCGGTTCGCCGAGGCGGTGACCGAGGAACTGGCCTCGCTCGCGATGCCGCACGCCTGTGTCTCCTTCGCCGTCCGGCAGACCGAGGCCGGGGACGAGGAGTCGGGGATCGACGTCGGCGGCCGCAGCGTCGTCCACGGGCCGACCGGGGCCGACGAGGTCGAACTCCTGCTGGCCCCGCATCCCGGCGCCCGGCCGAGGCCGATCGCCAAGGGCGCGTCGGGTGGTGAGCTGTCCCGGGTGATGCTCGCCGTCGAGGTGGTCTTCGCGGGCTCCGACCCCGTGCCGACGTACCTCTTCGACGAGGTCGACGCGGGGGTCGGCGGCAAGGCGGCCGTGGAGGTCGGCCGCCGGCTGGCCAGGCTGGCCCGGTCCGCGCAGGTCGTGGTGGTCACGCACCTGCCGCAGGTGGCGGCCTTCGCCGACCGCCAGTTGCTGGTCGAGAAGACGGTGGACGGATCGGTGACCAGGAGCGGAGTCAAGGTCCTGGAAGGGGAGGACCGGGTGCGGGAGCTGTCCCGGATGCTGGCCGGGCAGGAAGACTCGGAGACCGCGCGGGCCCACGCGGAGGAACTGCTGGCGACCGCCCGGGCGGACGGCTGA
- a CDS encoding NAD kinase, with protein sequence MAPRTVFLLAHTGRPAAIRSAELVVQGLLRSGLGVRVLAVEAQDLPLPSSVVKVTDATPAAVEGCELLIVLGGDGTLLRGAEISRASGVPMLGVNLGRVGFLAEAERDDLDKVVDRVVTRAYKVEERMTIDVLVHSNGDVVHSDWALNEAAVQKVSPERMLEVVLEIDGRPVTGFGCDGIVCATPTGSTAYAFSAGGPVVWPEVEALLMVPISAHALFARPLVTSPTSVLAVEVQPHTPHGVLWCDGRRTVELPAGARVEVRRGAVPVRLARLHQASFTDRLVAKFALPVQGWRGAPH encoded by the coding sequence GTGGCGCCACGGACCGTCTTCCTGCTGGCCCACACCGGGCGTCCGGCGGCGATCCGCAGCGCCGAGCTCGTCGTCCAGGGGCTGCTCCGCAGCGGCCTGGGTGTCCGGGTACTGGCCGTGGAGGCCCAGGACCTGCCGCTGCCGTCGTCCGTGGTGAAGGTCACCGACGCCACACCCGCGGCGGTCGAAGGCTGCGAACTGCTGATCGTGCTCGGCGGCGACGGGACCCTGCTGCGCGGCGCCGAGATCTCCCGGGCCTCCGGCGTACCGATGCTCGGGGTCAACCTGGGCCGGGTCGGATTCCTCGCCGAGGCGGAGCGCGACGACCTGGACAAGGTCGTCGACCGGGTCGTCACCCGCGCCTACAAGGTCGAGGAACGCATGACGATCGACGTCCTCGTGCACAGCAACGGCGACGTCGTGCACAGCGACTGGGCGCTCAACGAGGCCGCCGTGCAGAAGGTCTCGCCCGAGCGGATGCTGGAGGTCGTCCTGGAGATCGACGGCCGGCCGGTGACCGGGTTCGGCTGCGACGGGATCGTCTGCGCCACCCCCACCGGCTCGACCGCGTACGCCTTCTCCGCCGGGGGCCCCGTCGTCTGGCCCGAGGTCGAAGCCCTGCTGATGGTGCCCATCAGCGCGCACGCGCTCTTCGCCAGGCCGCTGGTGACCTCGCCCACATCGGTCCTCGCGGTGGAGGTCCAGCCGCACACCCCGCACGGTGTCCTGTGGTGCGACGGGCGCAGGACCGTCGAACTGCCCGCCGGGGCCAGGGTCGAGGTGCGGCGCGGCGCGGTGCCGGTACGCCTCGCACGGCTGCACCAGGCCTCCTTCACCGACCGGCTGGTCGCCAAGTTCGCGCTGCCCGTGCAGGGCTGGCGGGGCGCCCCGCACTGA
- a CDS encoding TlyA family RNA methyltransferase, producing MAGVARRRLDAELVRRELARSREHASQLIAEGRVTVGGNKATKPATQVETSAAVVVVKDDSDPEYVSRGGHKLAGALAAFTPLGLEVRGRRALDAGASTGGFTDVLLRAGAGHVVAVDVGYGQLAWSLQSDARVTVKDRTNVRELTLEQLDGEAVDLVVGDLSFIPLGLVLPALARCTAPGADLVLMVKPQFEVGKERLGSGGVVRSPELRAEAVRDVAGRARQLGLGVLGVTASPLPGPAGNVEYFLWLRAGAPELDPADVDRAVAEGPR from the coding sequence GTGGCAGGAGTGGCACGTCGCCGCCTCGACGCCGAGCTGGTACGCCGCGAGCTCGCCCGCTCACGCGAGCACGCGAGCCAGCTGATCGCGGAGGGGCGGGTGACCGTCGGCGGCAACAAGGCGACCAAGCCCGCCACCCAGGTGGAGACCAGCGCGGCGGTCGTCGTCGTCAAGGACGACAGCGATCCCGAGTACGTCTCACGCGGCGGGCACAAACTCGCGGGCGCCCTCGCCGCCTTCACGCCCCTCGGGCTGGAGGTCCGCGGACGGCGGGCACTGGACGCCGGGGCCTCGACCGGCGGCTTCACCGACGTGCTGCTGCGGGCGGGCGCCGGCCATGTCGTCGCCGTCGACGTCGGCTACGGGCAGCTCGCCTGGTCGTTGCAGTCCGACGCCCGCGTCACCGTCAAGGACCGCACCAACGTAAGGGAGCTGACGCTCGAACAGCTCGACGGGGAGGCCGTGGACCTGGTGGTCGGGGACCTGTCCTTCATCCCGCTCGGCCTCGTGCTGCCCGCCCTCGCACGCTGCACCGCACCCGGCGCCGACCTCGTCCTCATGGTGAAACCGCAGTTCGAGGTCGGCAAGGAGCGCCTCGGCAGCGGAGGTGTCGTGCGCAGTCCGGAACTGCGCGCCGAAGCGGTACGGGACGTGGCGGGCCGGGCCCGGCAGCTGGGCCTGGGCGTCCTGGGCGTGACCGCGAGCCCGCTGCCGGGGCCGGCGGGGAACGTCGAGTACTTTCTGTGGCTGCGGGCCGGAGCACCTGAACTGGATCCCGCGGATGTCGATCGCGCAGTGGCGGAGGGGCCTCGTTGA
- a CDS encoding SCP2 sterol-binding domain-containing protein encodes MATMAECRSALDTLSDNLAGADGHVRGATALDRSLSCHIRDLDVTFTGRLADGRIHVLDTFEGPPREKAQIRLAMTGDDLVAMVNGELNFAKAWGSGRVRLEAGFRDVLKLKSLL; translated from the coding sequence ATGGCGACCATGGCGGAGTGCCGCAGCGCACTCGACACACTTTCCGACAACCTCGCGGGGGCCGACGGCCACGTACGCGGTGCCACCGCGCTCGACCGCTCGCTGAGCTGCCACATCCGGGACCTCGACGTGACGTTCACCGGACGGCTGGCGGATGGCCGGATCCATGTGCTGGACACCTTCGAGGGGCCGCCCCGGGAGAAGGCCCAGATCCGGCTCGCCATGACCGGGGACGACCTGGTGGCCATGGTGAACGGCGAGCTGAACTTCGCGAAGGCCTGGGGCTCGGGCCGGGTCCGGCTGGAGGCGGGCTTCCGTGACGTGCTGAAGCTGAAGTCCCTGCTCTGA